The genomic segment TACactatagtcaagtattccacatactaggcatatcaattcataacatgtacAATTCAcagatgataactagggctagcgccctcaggctgctacCTCCGTTATCCCGATGTTCATGGCTGCCAATGGCCaaaccgcgccctgtgcgctaatattatgtacggcactcttaggccgcttttacatgtcccatggcgtaataccaacattgacacgatacaattctcgggagcacttagtcccctCACAAAAATttaaccgggtgcagttctcttacctttcaattcactagctttgatccctcgactccttgagcacgatccccctcgagccctagcgctcacctaaacacaatcgtgagccaaagtcattatcgatcctcaagttcaaaacctagcctcggggccaatcccgagcccccgggaagtcctagttccacaaaacaaggtggtggaaccaaaccccaaaccctaggtcaaaaacccttgcaaacaacccaaaaatccccttcaggaagcagggtagcgctacagcgctcttgggagggcgctacagcgctacaaccagaagccaaaatcccctcagcattatggcctagctacagcgcccaaaggctagcgctggagcgctagtcacagacagcccagcaccatttttttcttctgcgattttctcaaaccaacctcaaccaaaactcttccaaatcttccccaaactcaaaaacaacctcatgaccacactccactcatcccaagcaccccaaatacctaaaactcaagcacatgcatccacaaactcataattcaccatagccactcctaagctctaaaactcagtaaaaaccagctgaacaacaaagttagagtttagactttatacctttgataggatttcgaccacaagctgtctctaaacCCTCTTGGCTTGCCTCTCCTAAGCCTcaagcctgaattccctaaggttccaattcaacttaagcaccatagctcaaaaaccagaaacaaaaacCAAACCAGTAACTGAAGAGATtgcagaaccttacctcaagtgatggcctaatcttgctaaacccttgccaaatcctcaatctttgctcagtaaccttgtggcttaattggactaaCTCTCCTCTAaattttactccagaaatcctcaagaaattggtgaagaaaacataaaccgacttagagaactctctctgttttccctcctttcttttcccttccttttctttcttttctttcctcagacttctgtaatattctacaaatcccactaacataaagcctcagtaatacccatccttaaaagccaaaatgaccttaatgccctccctattaattccaaACCCTTTAATTCACTTAGGGCactttagtcattttacccaattcctgctaactcctcgagtgtctctaatatttcccgcttaattcccaatacctaattaatcaccaatagtattcctcaatgtcaaaatagactccagtttatccactaaattcccatttatacccctgagctcaccccgaaccgggtataaatccccgccataacttttccgctactttgctcactaggatcgtctcgagtcacagatcacagatatatccacataataatgtggtctcgacaattatcacatatatcaaagcagttatgcccataatggccaaaatcatgattatgcccctctaacctagtcagggcctacatgcatactaatacacatagtcatgcatctaaaatattcaaatagtcatataacatgttttaaatcataatcatgcatcttaatcattaaaaccacacataatcaccattatgccctccgggcacactaatcaaggcccttaagccttattaatgaatttgggtcgttacagacagAAACTGAGTCTCTCACAGAATTCTATGAAAGACTGTCTGATATAGCTAATGAATATTTTTCCTTGggagaaaaattggaaaataaCGTGTTAGTTCGGAAAATTGTTAGAgtgcttcctgacaggtttcaaacaaagctcatagcaattgaagaagcaaaagatctcgACACAATGAAAGTAGAGGAATTGATGGGTTCATTGCGAACGTTTGAACTCAATCAAAAAATTCGCCAAAAGGAAAATCCAAGTGCTCCCAAAGAAAAATCAGTTGTTCTCAAATCatcaaaaataaaagatttagatGAAAATGATGGTGAAGAAGAAATGGTCCTGCTGAccaaaatttttcaaaaatacatgaaaaagattggtaacaaaaaatccaccttcaaatcttccaaaggtaatcaattttctaaaccttttgacaataacaataaaagaggtgtgcaatgcagggaatgtgaaggatttggtcatattcaatctgaatgtgccaacacactgaagaaaaataaaaaggtaatggcagctacttggagtgattaggactctgaaagtagtgatgagaaAGATAACTCAAATCATGCTTTAACCTCTATTGTTTCTGGATTAACATTGAATTCGCAGGATAATAAAAGGGTTGTTTGTCTGAACAACACAATTCAAGAAGATAATTCTGAATGTGAATCCAGTGAGTCTGATCTAGATGAGGATTCCCTAAAAGAATCATACAAAtatatgtatgatcaatggttaaagGTTTGTTCTGATAATCGCTTAATGGCAAGCAATAATAAATCCTTACAGGAAAAGAATGATGATCTTGTAAACACTGTGAAGCATCTTGAGAATAAAGTTATtgcaaaagattgtgaaattaagaGATTATCAAATGAAATTAACCACATGGTAAAAGGTGTTAAGATGCTTAatccaaattctaggattttggatgatgttattggtgTAGGACAAAAAGCTGGTAATTTTTCTGGATTAGGATCTGATGGTTTTAAATCAAAAGGCAAAACCATTTTTGTGAAATCTGACATGCATTCTGTTGCATCCACTAATGTCTCTGCAGGTACATCTCAGACAAGTGATTCTACAAAAATCAAATTTGTTTCCACATCTGTTAAACAGACCAATTTTCTCAAAAGAACCAACACAGATCGGTTCATTCCAATATGTCATTTTTGTGGAGTGAAAGGGCACATCCGGTCCagatgttttactatgatgaattttttaaaaaacaattattAAATCATTATAGTAAAACAAAACAGGTTGAAAGAAAACCATCAAAAAGTGTTTGGGTTGAAAAAGCAAGAACAAATTGTCTTGCTGCTTTTACTTGCATAAATCTCGTGCCTCTaactcttggtattttgatagtggatgttctagacatatgacaggtgatgcaAATATACTCACCAATTTCAAATCTATGAAATATGGTGCAGTAACCTTTGGTGATGGTATGTCAGCTAATATTGTTGGAAAAGGCACTCTAAGTCTTGATGGATTACCAAAATTGAGAAATGTTTTACTTGTTGAAGGCCTTAAGGCTAatttaattagtataagtcaaatttgtgatcaaggcttcGCAGTAAATTTTTCTCGTGATGATTGCAATGTTATTGATCAAAACGGCGTGAGTGTATTGAAAGGATATAGATCTATTGATAATTGCTACACTCTTTCGCCAACCCTCACATGTCATTCGGCTATAGGTAATACCACTGACTTATGGCATGAGAAActgggtcatataaatttcaaaagtttaaaaaatattGCAAGTGCAGGGTTAGTTCGTGGGTTACCCAAATTGGGAAAAGAATCTGCAGGTAAATGTGAACCTTGTCAGTTAgggaaacaattaaaaaactCCCAGACAAGTGTTACTGGAATcaatacttcaaaagttcttgaactcttgcacatggatctcatgggtcccattcaagttgaaagtattaatggaaaaaggtatatctttgtgtgtgttgatgatttttctcgtttTACTTGGGTTGACTTCTTAAGGAAAAAATCAGACACGTTTGATGCCTTCAAAAATCTGTGCATTAAAttaagagttgaaaaagattgcaatataggtaagattgtgagaattagaagtgatcatggtaaagaatttgagaatactgtttatgatgatttttgtaaatctctAGGGATTTCCCATGAGTTCTCAGCTCCCAAgactcctgaacaaaatggggttgttgagagaaaaaatagaacctTGCAGGAGATGGCCAGAGTAATGCTAAATAGTAAGAAACTCTCCAAACGATTGTGGGCAGAAGCAATATTCACTGCTTGCTACACAATCAATCGAGTATTTCTTAGGCCAGGTACTTTCAAAACTCCCtacgaaatttggaaaggtaaaaagcccaatgtaagttattttcatatttttggatgtatatgttatattcttagagatcgtgagaatattGAAAAATTTGATTCAAAAAGGGATATAGGAGTGTTTCTTGGATATTCTATGAATAGTAGAGCTTATcatgtttataacatgagaactcaaactgttatggaatcatccaatgttgttgttgatgatttaaaagatttttctgaatattacaatgaagaagaaattgagaGGTTTATTGTCGAAACCTCTTAGACAGAATCTCCTGCAGTGACAATAGGTGATGTTGTGCCCTCTCATACAAAATCTGTTGCAACAGAAGCTGAATCTGTTCCAACATCATCTGATCGATTAACAAAGGAAGGGCAAGAAATAATCACAGATTCAATACAGAGAGAACCTTCTACCAGAATTAAAAAGAATCATCCTTCAGATCTCATTCTTGGTGATATTGAAGAAAGTAGGGTGACAAGAAAAAGGTATGTGAATTTGGTTCAATTCGTTTGCTTTACATCCAgctttgaaccaaaaaatgtgaaagaagccttgaatgatgagtcatggataaaagcaatgcaagaggagttggaacaattcacaagaaatgaggtatggactcttgttcctagaccaaatcatacaaatgttattggtaccaaatggatcttcaaaaataaaaccgatgaatttggtacaataacaagaaataaagctaggctagttgcttaggggtatactcaaattgaaggagttgattttgatgaaacttttgccCCTGTCGCAAGACTTGAGTCAATAAGATTGCTATTGGCTATTGCTTGTGTTGTTGGATTCAAATTatttcaaatggatgttaaatctgcCTTTTTAAGTGGAATTTTGAATGAGGAAGCATTTTTTGAACAACCAAAAGGATTTGAAGATCCACATAATCCTGATCatgtttttcaacttaaaaaAGCTCTCTATGGTCTAAAAtaggctcctagagcttggtatgaaagattgactcAATTCCTTTCAATTCCTTGTGTTTGAATGGGTATAaaagaggaggagttgataaaactcttttcataaAAAATGTTGATTCTAATATTGTTATtgctcaaatctatgttgatgatattgtttttggctctacttctaacactttagtgcaggaatttgtcaaacaaatgatggatgagtttgaaatgagcatggtaggtgaGGTAACCTATTTTCTAGGTCTGCAAGTCAAACAGTCAGAAGATGGAACCTTTATTTCTCAAAGTAAATATGCAAAAAATCTGGTCAAGAAATTTGGGATGGAGTCTGCTAAacatgccaaaacaccaatgggaaccacagtcaaactaaccaaggatgaaaatggtgCTAAAGTAGATCCAACACTGTACAGAAGCATGATTGGAAGTTTTCTGTATCTCACAGCTAGTCATCCTGATATTAGCTACAGTGTTGGGGTATGTGCTCGATATCAAGGGGATCCTATGGAATCACATGTGACAACTGTAAAGTGAATCATTCGTTATGTGAATAGTACTCAGGAATATGGAATTTggtactcaaaggaaacaaactataaccttgtttgttttagtgatgctgattgagcaggcaatgcagatgacagaaaaagtacaagtggtggatgtttttatctgggaaacaatctggtttcttggcatagcaagaaacaaaattcaatctcCCTGTCAACTGCTGAGGCTGAGTACATAACTGCAGGAAGCTATTGTACGCAAttattatggatgaaacaaatgatgacagattatgggtttgatcttaaaaccttgactattttctgtgataacactagtgctattaatatctcaaaaaatctTTTTCAACACTCTCACACTAAACACATTGACactcgtcatcattttattagggaactcgttgaaaataaaactttgatcttagaatatattgagactgacaaacagattgcagatatttttacaaaagcccttgatacagtcaggtttgattccctcaggaaatccttgggggtatgtcccaattaattttttttgtgatgTACCTTATCCCTGTGCTTGAAATGGTTGTGTGATGTCTTCTTGTCCTTGCTCACTGAAAAAGTttcaatcattatgtcaaaatatatttttacttcagGTTAGAAATTATAGTTAATATATTTCATGCTCatgctttttttaaaaaaaattcaaaataaatagtcCCTCCAATTAATATTCTTTCAAATCAATCTGTGTTTGTTGTGTATGAGCATTTGATCCTTGAAAAGTATTTTCAAgctccatcttagaatagagctacctacactaTTGTCTAAATTGCTaactttgagtaagttggaactatgtaactaaaaattatgtagaagatactctgCCACTGTTAAATACAGCCTTCAGTGTAGTGTAAAAGCGTCTAATTTGGGTACTCattgagaaaaaggctaaaaatttccacatagggcaatgtccctgaaaaaggctaaaattgccatacagggcaatgatctctgctttcacattcacacacaaatgcttaagatatactgttggaaaagtttgtaagtctcatacacactaattgatttgaataaaatattttttgtgacaggagtaaatgttttgtgatattttaatttgaaaaataaaagcatgatttatattaaatatattttctaaccttatagtaaaaatttattttgaaataatgATTGATTCTTTCTCCACATGCAAGGGCACGAAGACTTTGAGCACTAATAAAAAATGGGATATTTTTTGGTACATTTggttatataataaaaaaataatatatatatatatatcttttctaAGGGAAATCGAATATGAGTGTGTAAAAAAGGGTATGTTGTATCATGTTTGTTTTTGTctttatcttgtatttttttaagaTCAAAAGTTTCCTTTTTTGGCTTGTTTCCCAACTTTGTGTCATGAATAATTGTTGGCAGTTATTGTTGGGATATTATTATGTACTTTCAAAAAGTGTTTATTCCATTTAATGCTCAAATAAAGGAATAAAAGATCATATCCCTATCTTTCCCTTTCTTTATATTCGGATATCCTTGGGCCCAATATCTCAACCGTCTCCATCCTTCATTTTTTCTGGTTTCTTTTTCCTTGACAGTTTTCTCTCATTCTTGTGCAATCATGGTGAAAACTAGAGGAAGTGGCTCTCGGTCTGTCAAGGAAGTGGCTGGCTCGTTGACTGCATCTCCATCTTTCACCAAGAAAAAGGCTCGAAAGAGTACCTTGTCTCAACCCAGTCTCATTGACGGTTCCATCACCACGAGAAAAGCTATGGTCATTCCTGGCCTAGAAGCCCCCAAAGTACCTTCTGGACCTCCTTCATCGGCGGCTCCGCTCACCTCTGTCCCTGGGTCCTCAAAAAGGGGCCGAGCTTCCCCCTCAGATGATGTCTCTGATCATGACTGTGATTCAGCCAAAACCCATTCTGTCTCCTCAGAATCCCCTGATGTGCTTGCACCCAAGAAGAAAAGCAAAGGATGGTTCCAGGTCTCATCTTCTCGAAAATCTCCTCGATCCAAAGGGTCTAATCCTTCAAATTCCACTCCAAAGGCCTCGTCTCTCGTGGGTTCCACTCCACGTTCCAAGTTTCGGTCGAAGGTAAAGAAAATTCCTCCTCCCTGTTCCTCTTCTGAATCTGATCCATCTACAGATTGTGTTCCCTCTGATGATGATCCCCTTGAAGAAGATCCCTCTCTTGATGAAAATGTTACATCAAAAGCCGAGTCTGACCCATCAGAGGACCCTCCTGTTTCTCCAAAGGGCAAGAAATCTGTGAAAATTCCTGAGATTCGCACTAAGTCACCAGTGGGTCCCAAAGTCTCTCCAGGTTCATCTTTTAAGGCTCACTCTTTGAATTTCTGTTTCAAtgacaatgagaaaaatatgaagcattatgtGCATCGTGATTTTATCTGTGAGAAATTTTGTTCTTTTTCTGCCCATAGAGTGTTTGGGGCCATTAAGAATATTGAGGATCGGGGGTGGTTAGGTTCTTTAACTGGGTTGGATGGTTTTGTTCCTCGAGTAGTTCAAGAATTCTATGCTAATCTcaatgatgatctgtttgatagcAAGTCTTTTATGTTTGGTCAAGTTTATGTTCGGGGGCATTGGTATTTGTTTAGTGCTGCTGAAATTGCCAAGGTTCTCAATTTGCCCCTACTGTTGACAATGTTGTTGTGGAATTCAACAAAAGATACGGTGTTGTCTGAATTGGTGGGACAGAATATGGTTTGGGAACCTCACTCGGTACTCAAAGTGACGGATCTTACTCATTACTATGCCGTGCTTCACAAATTTTCCACCAACAAATGGATTCCTACCACTCATACCTCCACCATTACTTTTGACACGACTTTCTTTCTGTACAAAGTCGAGACTGATCTCCAAGTTGATCTTGCCACTCTCATTTTTTATCAGATCACTTCCTTAGGAAAAGCCaaaaagaaaggccaatattttGTGTTTCCTCATTTGATCTACAAGTTACTTGATTCTCAAAAGTCTCTTCGATTGGAATATGAAATCGTGACACCTCCCACTACCGGTGCAGACTACAAACTCAAGAAGGAACCCTCATCAGTAAAGGCAACTAAAGGGATTGCTCTCAAGGCCGGCAATGCTGATTCTGTCATTACTGAACTTGTTGTTGTCAAAGCCACTCTGGAATATGTTCAGATAGAAGTGGTCAGTCTCAAGAGTTGTCTCTCGACCATGATGTCTCACTTTGCTGCGGGACCTTCCAAATGAGGCCAtcgtttcttttattttgttttgcttCTTTTTGgtttaaataaattgtaaaagaacgATGTTTAgtgtcttttcttttgttttatttctgttactcctttggcttattgctagacaacaagggggagtaaGAAGGTTCATTTTGATCGGTTTATCTTGTTTTATGTTTGTGATCCTTGTTACATTTGAGATGCTTTTCGCAGGGGGAGTAATTCCATTACTATTTGCTCTAACTTGTTTTGTCTTTGCAGGATCTTTCAAAATAAACTCTTCAAATATTTTTTGCGatcaagttgccaaagggggagattgtaaaatccttttttggctaaactttaatttagacaaaatattttaaaatgtttaaagaaaattagtagcatatctccatattgattttcggattaattatcaaattattcAGTTGATTTTCtaatgtgaaaatatctttaagtgtgaatatatttgttgcattatttatcacaaataatcaatttttggtaaaaatatattttgcaattatcttgagattattttcaaggattatgtgggattatgtttattctggaataaagaagatgtcgaaaatgaacatggtcaaaagaaatgaccatgttcgttctgccagataaaactgattacattgctaactcatcagtttccttttctatcgacacagaattcatctggctggttgatttcctaaatcaaaggaatacgcaaattgatttcaaagataccagaaaatgatgaccttggacgatttccttgcctataaatatcttgccaaggcctttggaattttcatctcttccattttgaatatttgtaaacattatgttattttgaagagtgtctttatttgtagagattaaatTTGTTcgccttaatctttgtgagagtgctgagtgtacttgtggatatctatctagtccattgtaaacagacagtgtctattgtgaacgtgttcataaggatcttcgggagaggattctatctaagtctcacttcgagaggaagtgtgcactcgttattctttgaagggagttcaagagaatcaacgtTTCATCAAATTAGATTCGTAAAGaatagtacaacaagattgcggcaatagtttaagagggagtcttacattgtttaagtcaatgcttttgtacacattgtttctttactaattggtttattctctgggcgtggccccaatgAGTAGGTAAtctgaaagggtttctgaaccttgtaaaattcgatgtgttctttattgttttgcactgtctatttattgtattcagtttctgttgtgacaagtttggattctgcTCCGACAGAAAtgctatctgtgtaaacagttaattaccattccgcactttaattaattcacatggtttaattaatttggtaattactaaaaacggaatttcaatgcTAAATAATGAAAATCTTAGAATCATGTAACTTCTGGTTTGTTACAGCATTGACTCAATTTGATTTATATATCTATAGTATACTCTTGAAGAAAAGGCTGGCAACTTTTCCAAGATATACATTTTATTTGAGATCTTTGATGTAATATGTAAATATTCAACATCCTTTAAATTCGTGGTTTCAATATGATAACCATTACGACGTATATCCTTAAAGCTTAGTAGATTTCTCTATGATTTACTTGAAAATAAATCTTCGTCTATTAATAATTTTGTTCCATTCAATAACATCACATTGTATTAATACTTCAATTCATTTTGAAACGCCACACATTGTATTAATACCAGTCGAAGCTAATGTTatatgtaaaaatatattttgtcttTAAGAATAGTATGTGTAGTTACTAGACATAAGCCTTCTTTATTGATATTTGCTCCAAGTACATGATCAGGTCATTCCATGATTCTCACAAAAATATTATCATGTTGATAATTAAcatgttaaataataatataagtgTAACTAAGAAATATACTAAAGAGCATAATAGGTATGAGAGAATGAGCAAGACTACTATAACGTACCAAACTTTTGGGAATGTAGAAGTTATTAATGAAGCATATTATATCCCAAATGTTGGCTTATTATCATAGGTTTGGGTGTGTCACATATTTTAGAGTTATCTTAACCGGAATTATGAAAATTCGGTAAAAGATGAAATAGAAAACTATAACCggggaaaaatatcaaattaATGAACTATTGagaataaataattatggaaaatctaTTTTGGGCTTaggaataattataaaatattgtgagagtatttAACTTATTGGAATTCTTGGGAAAAAAATTTAAATAGCCCTTTTAAAGGAAATTGCTTGTTAAGCATATTGGTGGCTTTAATTAGTAAATAATTCCACAAATAAATCATGGCTATGAAGAATATGTTGCATAATTATTTGTTAGTGTCAAACACAAATTAAAATGGATGCCCTAAGTTTATTATTCAACCTAAACTAAAACGGTGGTTATGGTGAAATTTTAGCGTACCGAACTTTATTAGGGTATGTCCCTAAGTTAAATTTATGCCACATACTACGAGAATTATTAAATGTATTCAGATACATTCAAATAAAGTTTAATGTCAcatttttggatttaattaaattatactaaagTTTCTTTTTCATTATTTCAATAAAGGGTTAGTAGTTTGTGTTTAATTTAAGTAGTAAAAATTTAAATGATGGGAGGAAAATCACTTATGGATGTCTGACATTATAATGTCCAATGAGAGTTTAAATATTTCAACTCTACAATAATTTTGACATTTAATGACTTTTTGATTGTCTTACACCATTAAAAATTATTAAGAGTATTTAATGACTTATTTTAGAAGATATTAAAAGATTTTATTAATGGCTAAATTGGTAAGACATCAAAAGTTAAGTACTGTAACGTCACCcgttgaaattttttaaaaaaaacaaaaaaggagaGATGGAAGCCAGCTGTGTGCATGTTTACTGCCGGTCAGCTATAAatcattgattttttttattattttattaaaaaaatctgTGTTTAAAACTTCAGTCTCCTTTCATTAATATATCCACATGTTATTCCCTGTtctaatatttaaaataataaataaatgtaaatatagaAACAAACCCTAAACCTAATTTATCGTAACTTCTCACACACTCTCTCTTCTAATGTGCTGCCTCCCAATTTCTCTCTCAAACTCCATCTCTTATCTAAAATTAACCCCACACCTCTTCCCCTCTCACGGAGGCGTTGGGGCATGTGATGGAGCAAGCGGTACATAGACGAAGCACGGAAGTGGGGTTGGCGGAGCAAGTAGGTGGTGGGGTTGTTGGAACACGGCTTGCATAGAGCGTTGATTGCTGCGGGAGAACgattttcattcttcttcttcttttttatttttagaaacaCAGCAatataaaatttggtaagaaaaatcTCAAGTTTTGAGTTTTGTTGTTGATTGTATGGATTTGAAACATTGCATTATTTGTTTGAATTTGAGCTTAAAGGCACGATGTTGTGGTCATTtgaaacattgaaaaaaataatggATTTGGGTGGATTAGATGATGATTTTGCTGCTAGGTAAATCTTTGAATAATCTATGCAAAGTCAGCACTATTTAGAGACTAGAATTGTATAT from the Humulus lupulus chromosome X, drHumLupu1.1, whole genome shotgun sequence genome contains:
- the LOC133806080 gene encoding uncharacterized protein LOC133806080; protein product: MVKTRGSGSRSVKEVAGSLTASPSFTKKKARKSTLSQPSLIDGSITTRKAMVIPGLEAPKVPSGPPSSAAPLTSVPGSSKRGRASPSDDVSDHDCDSAKTHSVSSESPDVLAPKKKSKGWFQVSSSRKSPRSKGSNPSNSTPKASSLVGSTPRSKFRSKVKKIPPPCSSSESDPSTDCVPSDDDPLEEDPSLDENVTSKAESDPSEDPPVSPKGKKSVKIPEIRTKSPVGPKVSPGSSFKAHSLNFCFNDNEKNMKHYVHRDFICEKFCSFSAHRVFGAIKNIEDRGWLGSLTGLDGFVPRVVQEFYANLNDDLFDSKSFMFGQVYVRGHWYLFSAAEIAKVLNLPLLLTMLLWNSTKDTVLSELVGQNMVWEPHSVLKVTDLTHYYAVLHKFSTNKWIPTTHTSTITFDTTFFLYKVETDLQVDLATLIFYQITSLGKAKKKGQYFVFPHLIYKLLDSQKSLRLEYEIVTPPTTGADYKLKKEPSSVKATKGIALKAGNADSVITELVVVKATLEYVQIEVTTRGSKKVHFDRFILFYDLSK